A genomic segment from Triticum dicoccoides isolate Atlit2015 ecotype Zavitan chromosome 1A, WEW_v2.0, whole genome shotgun sequence encodes:
- the LOC119279041 gene encoding WAT1-related protein At5g07050-like: MAMQQGGGEGETLMQRCKPYVAMISLQFGYAGMNVITKVSLNHGMSHYVLVVYRHAFATLSIAPFALFLERGKARPRMTPLVLLNIFLLALMGPVIDQNFYYAGLKYTSPTFSCAMSNMLPAMTFVMAVIFRMEKVDLKKPRCMAKVAGTLVTVAGAMLMTLYKGRAVEMIWSRHAHLPGPHQDAAAAAKDWFKGSIFLIIATLAWASLFILQGPTLTRYNAPLTLTTLICFVGTLQAIVVTLAMEHTTDVWKIGFDMNLLAAAYAGIVTSSIAYYVQGLVIQSRGPVFASAFSPLMMIVVAIMGSFILAENIYLGGIIGSVLIVAGLYSVLWGKHKEDVEKKEIEATEIPVAIKGVEGNGRIMDMVELDEVELEKAQANGKAVTISVPAAAGEAGMQRDDEN; the protein is encoded by the exons atGGCGATGCAgcagggcggcggcgagggggagacGCTGATGCAGCGGTGCAAGCCGTACGTGGCGATGATCTCGCTGCAGTTCGGGTACGCCGGGATGAACGTGATCACCAAGGTGTCGCTGAACCACGGCATGAGCCACTACGTGCTGGTGGTGTACCGCCACGCCTTCGCCACCCTCTCCATCGCGCCCTTCGCGCTCTTCCTGGAGCGCGGCAAGGCCCGCCCGCGGATGACCCCCCTCGTCCTCCTCAACATCTTCCTCCTCGccctcatgggccccgtcatcgacCAGAACTTCTACTACGCCGGCCTCAAGTACACCTCGCCCACCTTCTCCTGCGCCATGAGCAACATGCTCCCCGCCATGACCTTCGTCATGGCCGTCATCTTCCGGATGGAGAAGGTGGACCTCAAGAAGCCCAGGTGCATGGCCAAGGTGGCCGGCACGCTCGTCACCGTGGCCGGCGCCATGCTCATGACGCTCTACAAGGGCCGCGCCGTGGAGATGATCTGGTCCAGGCACGCCCACCTCCCCGGCCCGCaccaggacgccgccgccgccgccaaggacTGGTTCAAGGGCTCCATATTCCTCATCATCGCCACCCTCGCATGGGCCTCCCTCTTCATCCTCCAG GGCCCGACGCTGACGAGGTACAACGCGCCGCTGACCCTGACGACGCTCATCTGCTTCGTGGGCACCCTGCAGGCCATCGTGGTCACCTTGGCCATGGAGCACACCACCGACGTCTGGAAGATCGGCTTTGACATGAACCTCCTCGCCGCAGCATACGCC GGTATCGTGACGTCGAGCATTGCCTACTACGTGCAAGGGCTGGTGATCCAGAGCAGGGGCCCCGTCTTCGCCTCGGCCTTCAGCCCGCTCATGATGATCGTGGTGGCCATCATGGGCTCCTTCATCCTCGCCGAGAACATCTACCTCGGAGG GATCATCGGGTCCGTGCTGATCGTGGCCGGGCTCTACTCGGTGCTCTGGGGGAAGCACAAGGAGGACGTGGAGAAGAAGGAGATCGAGGCGACGGAGATCCCCGTGGCGATCAAGGGCGTGGAGGGCAACGGCAGGATCATGGACATGGTGGAGCTGGACGAGGTGGAGCTGGAGAAGGCCCAGGCCAACGGCAAGGCGGTCACCATCTCGGtgccggccgccgccggggaagccgGCATGCAGCGCGACGACGAGAACTGA
- the LOC119353735 gene encoding protein FAR1-RELATED SEQUENCE 5-like: MNVIPTKKFICSKAGFKDKSKEQCQRKRADTRVGCMAEMTIKISGNGKYVVSSFEDAHNHELVTPSKAHLLRSQRRITEAQKAQIDILNDSGIRPKSGHEVMSRQAGGRRCLSFGQKDYKNYLRSKRMQSIQEGDTGAILQYLQDKQMENPSFFYAIQVDEDEMITNIFWADARSILDYHYFGDVVCFDTTFKTNSYGRPFAPFVGVNHHKQTVVFGAALLYDETSETFEWLFETFKRAMSGKEPKTILTDQCAAIISAIGKVFTNSTHRLCVWHMYQNAAKHLSHVFQGSKTFKKDFGKCVYDFEEVDEFLTGWNDMLVKYNLEDNDWLHRLFQNKEKWALVYGRQTFCADMIFTQRSESINALLKRYLHVRLDLLDFFKHYERAVDDRRYAEVESDLYASQTSPKVPYVPMLTQTSKVYTPAMFETFKGEFDMVMGYCVYESGRTGSISEFKVTHSASQNSHTVKFDPNGSKVSCSCKKFEFVGVLCRHALKVLDHNNIKELAPEYILKRWTKRAKSGPSQAIQKCSDDEDIRVMLARQYGSLCRTYNNILSKAAANKEAYALLQTMSIELMEKVDQILHGNQSKDISPNHEQAEKQPVECNIENVVTEKQPVECNLENVVTVQGIKRKEQGNSNKRIKSGLELNNKNKRNKKGQGTTCKNKSGDCASASSRPNPSFNISNENYNLQVVQHAMPPLPNAANYNLQVLQHAMPPLPNVANYNLQVFPPAMPSVPQVVSPLPHAHNYNLHVLPGTTTLVPGPENYNLQVLHHGLPAPLSQTDTTSFQQLLGLRPQQPYFYHSIQPSQTSVVSSDSGWPTSHNHQPPTSTQPSQSSQMLSDSGWPTSQK, translated from the exons ATGAATGTTATTCCAACAAAGAAATTTATATGCTCAAAGGCAGGTTTCAAGGACAAGAGCAAGGAACAATGCCAGCGGAAGCGAGCAGATACAAGAGTTGGGTGTATGGCAGAGATGACCATCAAAATAAGTGGTAATGGAAAGTATGTTGTAAGCAGCTTTGAGGATGCTCACAATCATGAACTCGTAACTCCAAGCAAAGCCCATCTACTGCGATCCCAAAGAAGAATTACAGAAGCTCAGAAGGCCCAGATTGACATATTGAATGATTCAGGTATTAGACCAAAATCTGGTCATGAAGTGATGAGTAGACAAGCAGGGGGTAGGCGATGTCTTAGCTTTG GTCAAAAGGATTATAAAAATTATCTCCGATCAAAGCGGATGCAGTCAATCCAAGAAGGAGACACAGGTGCCATTCTTCAATACCTACAGGACAAGCAGATGGAAAATCCTTCATTTTTTTATGCTATACAAGTAGATGAAGATGAGATGATAACCAATATATTCTGGGCAGATGCAAGATCAATATTAGATTATCACTACTTTGGTGACGTGGTATGCTTTGACACAACCTTTAAGACAAATAGTTATGGCAGACCATTTGCCCCTTTTGTTGGTGTCAACCATCATAAACAAACAGTGGTTTTTGGAGCTGCATTATTGTATGATGAAACATCTGAGACGTTTGAATGGTTGTTTGAAACATTCAAAAGGGCCATGTCAGGAAAAGAACCAAAGACAATATTGACCGATCAGTGTGCTGCCATTATTAGTGCCATTGGCAAGGTTTTTACTAACTCAACACATCGTCTATGTGTGTGGCACATGTATCAGAACGCTGCAAAACATTTGAGTCATGTTTTCCAAGGTTCCAAGACATTTAAGAAAGATTTTGGCAAGTGTGTTTATGATTTTGAAGAAGTTGATGAATTCCTAACAGGTTGGAATGATATGCTAGTGAAATATAATTTGGAAGATAATGACTGGCTACATAGATTATTCCAGAACAAGGAGAAGTGGGCTTTGGTTTATGGTCGACAAACCTTTTGTGCAGATATGATATTCACACAAAGAAGCGAGAGTATCAATGCACTATTGAAACGATACCTGCATGTTCGCCTTGATTTATTAGATTTCTTCAAGCACTATGAGAGGGCTGTGGATGATAGAAGGTATGCTGAAGTGGAAAGTGATCTCTATGCGAGTCAAACATCACCAAAGGTGCCTTATGTGCCGATGCTTACACAAACATCGAAAGTATATACACCTGCTATGTTTGAGACATTTAAAGGAGAATTTGACATGGTAATGGGATATTGTGTGTACGAGAGTGGTCGTACTGGCTCTATTTCTGAATTCAAGGTTACCCATTCAGCTAGCCAAAATAGTCATACTGTGAAATTTGATCCCAATGGATCAAAAGTTTCATGCTCATGCAAAAAGTTTGAATTTGTTGGAGTATTGTGTCGTCATGCATTAAAGGTGTTGGACCACAACAATATAAAGGAGTTGGCACCAGAATATATCTTGAAAAGATGGACAAAGCGAGCAAAATCAGGGCCCTCACAGGCAATTCAAAAGTGTAGTGATGATGAAGATATAAGAGTTATgctagctaggcagtatggatcattaTGCCGCACTTACAATAACATTTTGAGCAAAGCAGCAGCAAACAAAGAAGCATATGCACTACTGCAGACTATGTCAATTGAACTAATGGAAAAGGTGGACCAAATTTTACATGGAAATCAATCAAAAGATATATCACCGAATCATGAACAAGCAGAGAAGCAACCAGTTGAATGCAACATCGAGAATGTAGTCACAGAGAAGCAACCAGTTGAATGCAACCTTGAGAATGTAGTCACAGTACAGGGAATAAAGAGAAAAGAACAAGGAAATAGCAACAAGAGGATTAAATCTGGACTGGAGCTGAATAATAAGAATAAACGTAATAAGAAAG GTCAAGGAACAACATGCAAGAATAAGAGTGGTGATTGTGCTTCTGCATCATCTAGACCAAATCCTAGCTTCAACATATCAAATGAGAACTATAATTTGCAAGTAGTACAGCATGCTATGCCTCCACTACCGAATGCTGCCAATTACAATTTGCAAGTATTGCAGCATGCTATGCCTCCACTACCAAATGTTGCGAACTATAATCTGCAAGTATTTCCGCCCGCTATGCCTTCGGTACCACAAGTTGTTTCCCCATTACCACATGCACATAATTATAATTTGCATGTACTGCCGGGTACTACGACATTAGTACCAGGACCTGAGAACTATAATTTGCAAGTATTACATCATGGCTTGCCTGCTCCGCTATCGCAGACAGACACTACTAGTTTTCAACAGTTACTTGGCTTGCGACCACAACAACCATATTTCTATCATAGCATTCAACCGAGTCAG ACTTCTGTGGTGTCATCGGACTCGGGATGGCCAACATCTCATAATCACCAGCCGCCAACTAGCACTCAACCAAGTCAG AGTTCCCAAATGTTATCAGACTCAGGATGGCCAACATCTCAAAAATGA